One segment of Nothobranchius furzeri strain GRZ-AD chromosome 13, NfurGRZ-RIMD1, whole genome shotgun sequence DNA contains the following:
- the tnfaip1 gene encoding BTB/POZ domain-containing adapter for CUL3-mediated RhoA degradation protein 2, whose amino-acid sequence MSGDSCLPHHHVQDTPAPPAPLMACPKTKTCSYRGAVGLGNKYVHLNVGGMLFDTTLQVLTKQNSMLKAMFSGKREVFTDKDGWILIDRSGKHFDSILCFLRDGTVGLPKGRQAVQELMAEAKYYLIQDLVELCQNALLEKNEQPLCVIPVITSCREEELLIQTSSKPVVKLVYNRSNNKYSYTSNSDDNLLKNIELFDRLTLSFNSRVLFIKDVIGDEICCWSFYGQGRKLTEVCCTSIVYATEKKQTKVEFPEARIYEETLNSLLYEKMPLPDNSLLEVTRRTYNNSGSHSEDEEDGTRGSELCERVRRIHVKRYSTYDDRPLGH is encoded by the exons ATGTCTGGGGACAGCTGTCTTCCCCACCATCATGTTCAGGATACCCCTGCACCCCCAGCCCCTCTCATGGCTTGTCCCAAGACCAAGACCTGCAGCTACCGAGGAGCCGTGGGTCTGGGCAACAAGTATGTCCATCTCAACGTTGGAGGAATGCTGTTTGACACCACGCTGCAAGTTCTGACCAAACAAAATTCCATGCTGAAAGCCATGTTCAGTGGAAAGAGAGAGGTTTTCACCGACAAAGACG GTTGGATCCTGATCGACCGTAGCGGGAAACACTTTGACAGCATCCTGTGTTTCCTACGAGATGGAACCGTTGGCCTACCCAAAGGTCGGCAGGCCGTGCAGGAGCTGATGGCTGAGGCCAAGTACTACCTAATCCAGGACCTCGTAGAGCTCTGTCAGAACGCCCTGCTG GAGAAGAACGAGCAGCCTCTTTGTGTTATACCTGTGATCACTTCCTGTAGAGAAGAGGAGCTGCTCATCCAGACCTCCtctaaa CCTGTAGTGAAGCTGGTGTACAACAGAAGCAATAACAAGTACTCCTACACCAG taacTCTGATGACAACCTGCTGAAGAACATCGAGCTGTTCGACAGACTGACGCTCAGCTTCAACAGCCGTGTCCTCTTCATCAAAGACGTGATCGGAGATGAAATCTGCTGCTGGTCCTTCTACGGTCAGGGCCGCAAGCTGACCGAGGTGTGCTGCACCTCCATCGTCTACGCCACAGAGAAAAAACAGACTAAG GTGGAGTTCCCTGAAGCTCGTATCTACGAGGAGACGCTGAACTCCTTGCTTTACGAGAAGATGCCGCTCCCTGATAACTCCCTGCTGGAGGTCACTCGGCGGACCTACAACAACAGTGGCTCTCACAGTGAAGACGAGGAAGATGGAACCAGAGGAAGTGAGCTGTGCGAGCGCGTCCGCCGTATCCACGTGAAGCGGTACAGCACGTACGACGACCGCCCGCTGGGACACTGA